A window of Syntrophales bacterium genomic DNA:
GGATTCCCTTCAGGGCGGACGACGGCATTCCCGCCTGCCGCCCCTGGACGGACGATTACGTGAACGTCCTGGTGCCGCTGGCCGCAAAGATCCGGGCCGGACAGCTATGATGCGAGGGGCTTCTTTTTTTTCTCGAGATGCCGCCCCATGCTTTTCATGAGATTCTGAAACTCCTCCGTCTGCTTCTGCATCAGGCCCTGGAGCCCCTCGATCATGCCGGACGGATCCAGCCCCTTCTCCGCCAGGAGATTCTGCTGACGGAGAACGGTTTCTTCCAGCCGGGCGACCGCCTGCTTCAACTCCTCGTTTTCCCGCTGCAGGGCCTCCAGATCCTCCCGGGGGGCGACATTGAAGAGGGCCAGGTATTCGTGGAGGGACTGGAGGAAGGATTCGCGGGTCTGCCGCCAGAAATCGGTGATGTCCGTGTCCCTCTCCCGGTCGAGTCCGTAGGCTTTGCGAAAGAACTCCGTCAGGCTCTCGGAGCCCTGGAAGCCCTGGCGCATCCAGGCCGTCACGTCCTCGAACTGCTGGCGGCCCCGGGCCAGGGCCAGGAAGTAGCGTCCCCAGAATTCATAAAAGCTTCGGTCCATCGGGTCACCTCCCAGGGGCATCCTCAAACGTTCGGATGCAGGGTCTTTGTCCTTCCGGCATTCATGCTTCCGGAAGGGGTTTTTCGGTTTCTTCCGCCTCCGCCTCGAGATCGAGCTGGAAGCGGACGGGCCCCCGGTATCCCTTGCCGAAACGGGTGTGGAGGGCGCAGGCGGATTCAGGATCGGACCAGGACGTGGCAATGGCGCCGTGGCCCTTCGGGAAGGGCGTCACCTCCACGTTGTCGAGGTGGTCCAGGGGCGCCAGGGCGGCATCGCGGTCCACCAGGTCGTCCCCTTCGGCGTAGCAGATGAGCCAGCGGATCCCCTTCTCGCGGATGCCCCGCAGGTTGAGGGTCCTGCCGAAGAGCGTCACCGGAAGCGTGCCGTCGGCGGTGATGGGGATCGTGTAGGAGTCGAAGCTGAGCCGGGTGATTCCCTCCGGCAGGTCGTTCCGGTCGTAGATCAGCCAGTGGTTCATCGCCGCCGCCGTCTTTCCGATGTGAACGGGTCCGCCGTCTCGCTGGAAATTGGTCATGTCCCGGTAGAGGGTTACCAGGGGCGCCTCCTTCTCCATGCTCTTGAGCTTGTAGACCCAGCTCATGACCTTGCCGTCGACGATGCGGTTTCCGCTGGGCAGCTCCTTGACGGCGTAGTTCAGGTCCCGGAAGCGGGGAGGAAGGTGCTGCATGTATTCCACGAGCGACCTGCTCCGGGTGCCGTCCATGGGAGCGACACAGGTGATCAGCGCGTCCGCCAGTCCGTCGAGTTCCCCCGACAGGATGTCCAGGAGGGCGATGAAGCCGCCCTGGCAGAAACCGTTGAGCGTGACGGGGCGGCCATGGGCGGCCTTCAGGGTCTCGCAGAACCGCCGGGTGTCCAGGGCATCGTCCTCTCCGGTCATGACCTGCACTGCCGGATTCGTCTCGATGTCCTTGAGGATCCGGATGTACGTCGGAACGCCCTGGTTGGCGAAGGCGTGGACGTAGCTCTTGTTTTCCCCGGGCAGGAAGGCCAGGATGTTGGGGCCCAGGACGTAGGGGTGCATGATCAGGACGGGCTTGCCGGATTCCCGGGTTTTCACGTCCGGATCCCGCGGCAGGACCCGGTACAGGGAGAAGCGGTCCGTTTCATCCGCCAGAACGTATCCGCCATCGTCGAAATGAAAGCCGAACTCCGGCCCGATGGCCCGGATCGCCTCGGGGTAGCGGTACACCAGCGCGTCCATCAGCCGGGCCATGCCGGCGCTGTAGTCCCTGAGCCCTTCCTCCCGTTTGCCCAGGAGGCTGTTGAGAATCGCCCTGCCAAGACGGAGAGCCTCCCGGCGGTGGAAGTCGTCAAGCCCGCTCATCGTCCCTTTCGCGCCCTGCTCGGCAATCTGGGTGTTGAACCGGAGCAGTTCAAAATAATCTACGGCGCTCTGCAGAACGGGCGTCCGGACGAGCTTGTCCTTCTCCAGCGAGCTGAAGGAGCCCAGGGCCGTCCAGTAGGGGTTCATGAACTCGTTGAGATAGGCCAGGACGCCGACGCCGTAGTGCTGTCCGGCTTCGACGGTACCGGTCGCCGTCTCCACGGCCCGCAGGTAGTACTCTGTCTGGAGATCGAGGAGGGAACGAACGGATTCCCAGAGGGGGACCGAGATGCCGGCGGGATACGTCAGGGTGCTCTTCAGGAGCGAGGTGTTGGCCTGCCAGGTCTTCGTGAAGGCAGTGAACAGCTCCATGTGTGTCTCGGCAAGCCGCTGCCGGCATTCGCGGGTTATGGAGAAGGCGGCTTCGGAGATGGTTGCCGGTGACCCGGCGGTTCTTGTGTTCATGGCGAATCCCAGGATCGGTTGCATAAACGAATCCCGGCGGTCTCACGGCCGCCGGGATCCGAAGTTCAGGAATTCCGAAGTCGAATGAATTTCCCGGGCGGGACGCCTCGGTCTACTTCGCCTTGGCGAAATATTCCTCGACCTTCTTGTAGTTGGCGTCCACGATGCCCTTGTAGTCTTCGCGGCCCTTCTTGTAGGCCCGGACCCACTCGCTGATGAGCTTCTTCCCCTCCTCGGGAAACCACGGGGCCTGCTCCATGTACATGTTGACCATCTTTTCCGTCTGGTCCTGGAGGACCATCATGGCGTTGAATGTGTTGTCGAAGGCCGTCTTGTTGAAATCGATCATCTGTTTGGTAATCTGTTTGGGATCCATCTTCCAACCTCCTTTCATAGGGATACGGGTTCTGCCGGCACGTTCCGGCGATGCTTACTTCGCTTTGCCTGCCTTCCCTGCTTCCTTTGCCACGTCCTCCCATGTCTTGGAGGCGAAGAACTTTTCCACTTTCCCGTAGCTCTCGTCCACGGCGCTCCGGAAATCCTCACGGCCCTGGCGGTACGTCTTCATCCACTCCCCGACGATCTTCCGGCCTTCTTCGGGAATCCAGGGGGACTGGTCCATCGCGGTCTGCATCATCTTCTCCGTCTGCTCCTGCAGAATCGTCATGGCGTTGAAGCTGCTGTCAAAGGTTGTCTTGTAGAAACCAACGATCTGTTTTACGATTTTTTCCTGTTCCATGCTCCGGGTACCTCCCTGCGCTCCTGCGCTTGATTTTTGCCGCTAATATAACCCGGCGGAAGGGCATGTCAAGGGAAAATGTTGCATTGCAATATAAATCATTCGGAAGCGGTCCTTGGTGTCGACCTATGATCTGAATGATATTATTGATGTATTATTCGTCATGCTTTTTTCCGTTCAGAAGAAAATATAATTTATGTTGCAATGAAACAATCTTCCCGGTAGATTGTTTCCACACCGGGAGAAAAGACCATGGCCGAGACACTGCTCGTCAGAAAATATGGAAACCGCCGCCTCTACGATACGGAGCGGAGCACCTACATCACGATCGAGGAACTGACCCGCCTGATCAAGGAAGGCCGGACCGTCTCCGTCGAGGATGCTAAGACGAAGGAAGACGTGACGGCCTTTATCCTGACCCAGATTCTCCTGGAGGAATCCCGTAAGAGGGAGTTTCTGCTTCCCGTCCCGCTTCTTCACCTGGTGATCCGCTTCGGGGACAACCTGCTCTCGGATTTTTTCGAGAACTACCTCCAGCAGATCATGAAAAACTACCTTGCCTACCGGGCCGTCGCGGACGACCAGTTCAGGAAGTGGCTGGACCTGGGGACCGAATGGTCCCAGGCAGCCGGGAAATCCGCCTCCCCCCTGTCTCCTTTCCAGAACTTTCTCGACCTGTTTTCCGAGACCCCCGGCAGGGGAGAGGCCTCAGAAAAAGGAAAGGAGCCTTCGCCATGAACCCCGAATGGACGAAAACGGTTGACGCCGTCCTCGATCGCGTCCGGGATCCCGAGAGCGGGCTTCCCGTCTCGGAGCTCGGGATCGTGAAAAAGGTCCGGCTGAGCGAAGAGGAGAAAACGCTGTACGTATTCCTCGACACGTACGGGCACCTGCCCCGGTGCGTCACCTGCGCCGCCATTGCCCAGACGGTCCTGGCCGGAATCGTCCGGGATCTCGATGCCGCCTTCCGGGACACATTTCCCGGCCTGGACGTTCAGATCGTTCCGGCTGACGTGGAATGAGTACAGCCCTGAAACAGGGTGATCCGCTTAAAAGAAGCGTCCGAACGTCAGCGCTGCATACATGGGATCGTGATCCGCGCGCAGGTTGCGGACCATCACGACGTGGGACTTCTCCTCCTTGATGATCTTCTCGATCAGCTTCTTCTGTTCCCGGTCCCGGGAGAGTCTCACCATTTCCGTATAGAACAGGATCGCGTTCGTCTCGGCCTTCATGGCTATGACGGCCGCCGCCACGACACCGTCCACCTTTTCGAGGCGCTTGTTCACCGTTTCACCCTTCGGAAACAGCCCCTCCTGTACGATGGACTCCAGGTAGTCGTCGATGTCGGGGTTCTTCAGCGACGGATCGATTCCCCCGATGTCCGCCTTCGACTTTATCTCTGTGAACAGCTTCAGGTGCTCCGCCTCCTGTTTGGCAAGCTTCATGAAGAGGTCCTTCAGGTCCCGGTCGGCAAACTTCTTCGCCGCCTTTGTATAGAACTCGATGCCTTCCTTTTCGGCCCGGATCGCAAAATCGAACACATCCAGCTGCTGTCTCTTCGCCATGACTCCCCCTCCCGTGATGGATGATGTACGGTTGGTTTTTTCCAGTGAAAGCTGACTGTGACCGAGATGCGGAACCGGATTCCGCGGTTCCGCCTGACCGGTTGCCTGGATGAGTCTCGTGGAAAGGATCGATTAAGCCGTTTGTCCTTACCGCAGCGGGAGCGGCGGCGCGGACCCTTCAAACACGTGCGATTCGCGAAAGGTTCAGGATGGAAACCGG
This region includes:
- a CDS encoding polyhydroxyalkanoate synthesis regulator DNA-binding domain-containing protein — its product is MAETLLVRKYGNRRLYDTERSTYITIEELTRLIKEGRTVSVEDAKTKEDVTAFILTQILLEESRKREFLLPVPLLHLVIRFGDNLLSDFFENYLQQIMKNYLAYRAVADDQFRKWLDLGTEWSQAAGKSASPLSPFQNFLDLFSETPGRGEASEKGKEPSP
- a CDS encoding ferritin family protein encodes the protein MAKRQQLDVFDFAIRAEKEGIEFYTKAAKKFADRDLKDLFMKLAKQEAEHLKLFTEIKSKADIGGIDPSLKNPDIDDYLESIVQEGLFPKGETVNKRLEKVDGVVAAAVIAMKAETNAILFYTEMVRLSRDREQKKLIEKIIKEEKSHVVMVRNLRADHDPMYAALTFGRFF